The following nucleotide sequence is from Halalkalicoccus subterraneus.
ATGCCGTTTCCGGTGGCCACTAACTTCTGCTGGTGCTGTACGTCTCGTGATAATTCGAATTTAGATGGTTACACCTGCACACATCGTCCAATGGTTCTTCTATCGGTTTGCAATTTATATATTTATAACAACATTCGAGAAAAAGTCGTGTTTCGTATTATTTCTAATTCATAGATATTAGTCTAATAATCTAACATAGAAATTATAGAATCTACATGAAAAACATTATCAGATCCGCATACAATAAGTATGTGAAGATGGTAGATAATACCACACACAGAGAAGAAACGTTCGCACATACCCGGCGAGATCATCTGAAAGGTGTTCTTGGTGGTGTAGCACTGTCTGGGCTTTCTACTAGTGGATTTGCGTACGCTGCAGCAGGACATGCTGATGACGAAGATATACGCAAAGACACGGAAGTGACCGTGACAAACGGGACCAATATTGCACTCACTGCATCACCCGATGGAGAATCGGTTGTGATGGATCTACATGGGCTCCTCTTTCGCCTGCCAAGAGAAGGGGGTGAAGCAGAGCAACTGACTGATGTCGAATTAGAACCTACTCAACCCGACTATGCGCCAGACGGAGCGCGTATTGCATTTCAAGGCTATGTAGATGGGAACTTCGATGTCTGGACGATGGCTGCCGACGGTGGCGATATCCGACAGATGACTGATGGGTTTTGGGACGATCGAGAACCTCAATGGTCACCTAATGGCACTCAAATCGCTTTTTCCTCTGATCGGAACGAAAACTATGACATTTGGACAGTAGATGTCGAGACCGGTGACCTACAGCAATGGACGGACGATTCTAGTGAGAATTTCGAACCAACTTGGTCTCCTGATGGAACTGAAATCGCGTACGTCGCCGATCCTGCCGGAGAATATGGTGATGGCGACGATTCACCAATAACAATCGAAGCAGTTAATCAGGACGGTGAGACTCGGACGCTTGTATCCGGCCAAATGGGACAAACGCTCCATTCGCCATCGTGGTCTCCAAACGGAGAAGACCTTGCCTACGTTCGCATTAACGAACAGGAGAACCGAACAGGGGACATCGATCTAATGGTCTCTGGGTCACAGGTGACCGATGGAGAAGACGTCTTCATCTTTACTCCTCACTGGTTATCCACAAATGAGATCTTGTATTCTGCTGATGGCAATGTCAGAACACTGGATCTAGACTCGGGCGCGACATCTGACGTTTCCTTCAGCGCTACCTTTGATCTTCCTGCGGTCAATTATGATCAGAAGTCCTACGAGTTTGATAACACGGGTACGTGTGAGGTACAGGGTATTCTAACTCCACGACTGAGCCCGGATGGTGAGCACGTGGCGTTTATCGCCTTGAACGATCTCTGGTTAATGCGTATTGGGCAACCACCGCAACGCATCACAGATGATCCATTCTATCAGGCTGACCCAGCGTGGTCTCCTGATGGCCGGTATGTGGCCTACTCATCCGATGAAAATGGAACGCAAGATCTGTATGTACACGATCTACAAACCGGCGAGAATCAGCAAGTAACTGCGCGGGACGATGCTGTAGTAGCGGCGACGTGGTCTCCGGACGGCTCCAGGATCGCATTTCAGAACCAGCATAGAGCGACCCTAATTGCCGAGGTAGAACGTAGCGAGAACGAGGTAGAACTTAGCGATGTTCAGGAGGCCATACGACCGCTGTTTCTTCCAGGCCGCCCCACGTGGTCAGCAGATGGAACAACACTGGCTGTAGCGGCTGTCAAACAGTATTCGGATCGATTCCGTTCAGGCACGAGCCAGATCCTGACTGTTGATGTCGAAACTGGAGAAGAGACCTTTTATCCACCGGGTGAGGAGTTTAAATCGCTCTCAACACGGGGTAATGACGGTCCTGTTTGGTCACCAGACGGACGCTGGATGGCCTTTGTAGTTGAGAGCACCTTACGTGTCATGCCAGTCGATGAAGGCGGTGAACCGACCGGCCCGGCAACACAGATCACAGAGGAAGCCACAGATGCACCCACCTGGAGTGGTGATTCGGAGTGGCTCTTATACCTAAACAATGGAACACTGAAAAAGGTCAGGCGCGATGGGAGCGAAACACGGGATGTCCCGGTTCGGCAACTCAACTATCATCGCGATCAACCAGCCGGTCGTACCGTCATCCACGTCGGAAAGTTGTGGGATGGTACAAGCCAGGACATTCAAGAAGACGTCAATATCACTGTCGTCAACAATCGAATTCAGAAGGTTGTGCCAGATAGTGAGCCGCCGAATAGTGACTACGTAGATGCATCCGAACTCACAGTAATCCCGGGTCTCTGGGATTCACACGTTCACCAGACGTTTAGTGACCGCTTCTTCGGGGACCGAATGGGTCGGATCAATCTCGCGTACGGAATTACATCAACAGTCTCTCCCGGTGACCGTGTTTACAGTGCTATCGAACAGCGCGAAGCGATCGAGTCTGGAGATCGGATCGGACCGCGTTTCTTCGCAAGCGGTGAACCGATCGACGGCTCGCGCGTCTATTATGGCTTTATTGGTCGGCCCACTACGAGTCTGAAACAAATCCCCTTAGAACTGTCACGGGCGATAGAGCTCGATTACGACTTCGTGAAAACATACGTTCGATTAAACGCTAAACGTATAGCTGCGGTTACCGATGTCGCCCATGAAGAACTCGGTGTACCAGTCAAATCGCACTACCTTGCTCCAGGTGCTTTCGTTGGGCAAGACGGGACAACACATCTGTCCGCAACCCAACGCCTTGGCTATGCACGAACGGAATCCGCGACAAACCAAACCTATGATGATGTTATCAACCTCTACGGTGAGGGAGAACGATCAGTTATAACGACAGTCTTCACATCCGATTTTATTCTTGCCGACGATGTCGAGGACGACCCTCGATTGCAGCTATTTATTCCCGGAGGAAGTATCGATACACCGGGTCCGACCGGACTTGCGGCCCGTGACGATTTACGAGAGAACGTCACGGATAACACAGAATTCCCCTCGGATTCTGATTGTGAGACCAGTCTCTGCAGAAATGTAACTACTTTCAAAAATATATTTGATGCGGGTGGAGTGGTGCTCACGGGCACGGATATGCCGTTGGACTATCCTGGTATCGGAGTACACGGAAACCTGCGTCCCTTGGCTGCGTATGGGTTCTCCCCATACGAGGCCCTCTTGACAGCAACGCGATTTGCCGCTGAAGAACAAGGAGTAGATGATGACCTTGGAACACTTGAATCGGGCAAACTAGCTGATATGGTCTTTGTTGAGGGGAATCCACTCAAACAAATCGAAGACGCAATAGATGTGAGAATGACAATGAAAAACGGAGAGTTGTTTACTGTTCAAGATCTTGTAGAGCCGTTTTCAGCTAGCGAGAGATAAGGCAGAAATTCAAGTTCCCACTAAGACATCATTTCTTCAAAGCACGTACGTAAGAGTACAATGGAATTTGACGGATTCAAGCACGTCTCGAAGAAGAGGTTGGGGAGTACTCGAGACTCAGCAAAGGCCACCCTTACATCGGTTTTCAGTATCGGGACCGTCACAGTCAGTTTCGCATTTCCTAATCCGGTGAACTATACAATACAGTCGGTGATCGATACATGGGTGCAGTCCTTCTCGGTGAGGACCGAACACTACGGTTCTCTAACTCCTCACAAATCCTAGCTGGACTTCGTGACCGAAACACAAGCAAGTTCGATCTCTAAGACTATCGAGCCAGCGTTCTACCAGCAGTATCAAGAGACACACAGTATCGGCCGCTGATGAGGAGCCTATCCGTTGAATAGGACTAACAGGAGTGGTCACTCCTCAAAGAGAGTCTCCCTTGTGCAACATTCTGTATCCAAGAAGCGATCTGTTGCACAAGATAACACCACCCCCAAGAGTCCCTCGTCCATACTACCCACGCATACACCCACCGTAGATCAATATTCCTTGATGACGATATTATCCGCTCCTACCCCCACGCCTCTATCGACTCTACTCTGTACAGTAAACTTATATTAGTTCCTGTTAACACGACTGTAGAATGGCACCTAATGACACCTATCCGAATCAGCATCCTCTGGACCCACTGACTCCAAGAGAGATCGAACAGGCTCGAGAAATTGTCGATCAGGGTACGGAGGTAACCGACGATACACGGTTCATTGAAATTACTCTCGCGGAACCACCAAAGGACGCACTGCGAGAGTTCGAACAAACAGATGCCTCCCCTGTGCGGCAAGCACGAGTAATTGTCCGTGATAAAGGCGCGCAACGGTCGTACAAGGGAATCGCTTCGCTGGATGAGGAAGATCTTATCGAGTGGACCGAAATCGAGCGTGGACAGCCACGAATGATCGGCGAAGAATTCGTTGAAGTCGAGGAGGCTGTCACCTCTAACCCGGAATTCCGCGAGGCAGTGCAGAAGCGAGGTGCCGATCCAGATCTCGCGATTGTTACTGCTTGGTCTGCCGGCTACGATTTCGTACCCGAGGATATTGATCGAAGCCGACGACTCGCACATGGTATCGCATGGGTAAATGCCACCGATGACGATGAAGGAGCCGAAGCATACAACCGACCGCTATCAGGCATTCACGCGTGGGTCGATCTCGACGATCGTGAAGTAATCAAAATCGTCGATACTGGGCCAAAGAATACGGATGTCGTGAACAACCTGAAGACGCACTATTACCGAGAAGACAAACGAGACCTCCGAGACGATCTCAAGCCCTACAACGTTATCCAGCCCGAAGGGCCGAGTTGGGAGGTCGATGGTAATACTGTCGAATGGCAGAAGTGGCACGTTCGGGTCGGATTCAATCACCGTGAGGGGCTCGTTCTTTATAATATTGGATATGATGATGACGGGGAGGAACGGTCGATCCTCCGACGAGCGTCATGGCCGGAGGTCATTACAGCATACAACGATTCGGATCCCGATCACGATTGGAAGGCACCGTTTGATGTCGGCGAGTACGGGATTGGCCGTCTCGCAAACTCGCTGACGGAGGGCTGTGACTGTCTCGGCTATATGCACTATTGGGATGCCCTCCTCAGTGATGGGGATGGCGAACCACAAGTGATTCCCAATGCGATCTGTCTGCATGAGGAAGATTATGGTACCCTCTGGCGACACCACGATTGGCGTATTGACGACGATGAAGTCCGCCGAAACCGGCGGTTAGTGATTTCGTTTATTTCAACGATTGGGAACTATGACTTCGCATTTTACTGGTATTTCTATCAGGACGGGAGC
It contains:
- a CDS encoding primary-amine oxidase; this encodes MAPNDTYPNQHPLDPLTPREIEQAREIVDQGTEVTDDTRFIEITLAEPPKDALREFEQTDASPVRQARVIVRDKGAQRSYKGIASLDEEDLIEWTEIERGQPRMIGEEFVEVEEAVTSNPEFREAVQKRGADPDLAIVTAWSAGYDFVPEDIDRSRRLAHGIAWVNATDDDEGAEAYNRPLSGIHAWVDLDDREVIKIVDTGPKNTDVVNNLKTHYYREDKRDLRDDLKPYNVIQPEGPSWEVDGNTVEWQKWHVRVGFNHREGLVLYNIGYDDDGEERSILRRASWPEVITAYNDSDPDHDWKAPFDVGEYGIGRLANSLTEGCDCLGYMHYWDALLSDGDGEPQVIPNAICLHEEDYGTLWRHHDWRIDDDEVRRNRRLVISFISTIGNYDFAFYWYFYQDGSIEGQVRLTGCNATGLLETDQQETGYAEMVGPGHKSMLHQHVFNCRLDFELDGQRNTVREVNLKSVDYGPDGYDPTPHAESDRMRLNPHGNAAYVERTRFEREKDAQRMTNTHSGRYWEIINENVLNEATASPVGYRLRGKSGTNTAFAMQPGSSMAKRAGFAKNHLWVTQHADEEIHPAGEYPNQNSGGEGLPSWTAENRPIANEDVVVWYNMCQTHVGVPEDWPVLPVKMLSFKLEPAGFFKENPSIDVPPEHAIKNVEQWKTENQESMDFNG
- a CDS encoding amidohydrolase family protein, translated to MVDNTTHREETFAHTRRDHLKGVLGGVALSGLSTSGFAYAAAGHADDEDIRKDTEVTVTNGTNIALTASPDGESVVMDLHGLLFRLPREGGEAEQLTDVELEPTQPDYAPDGARIAFQGYVDGNFDVWTMAADGGDIRQMTDGFWDDREPQWSPNGTQIAFSSDRNENYDIWTVDVETGDLQQWTDDSSENFEPTWSPDGTEIAYVADPAGEYGDGDDSPITIEAVNQDGETRTLVSGQMGQTLHSPSWSPNGEDLAYVRINEQENRTGDIDLMVSGSQVTDGEDVFIFTPHWLSTNEILYSADGNVRTLDLDSGATSDVSFSATFDLPAVNYDQKSYEFDNTGTCEVQGILTPRLSPDGEHVAFIALNDLWLMRIGQPPQRITDDPFYQADPAWSPDGRYVAYSSDENGTQDLYVHDLQTGENQQVTARDDAVVAATWSPDGSRIAFQNQHRATLIAEVERSENEVELSDVQEAIRPLFLPGRPTWSADGTTLAVAAVKQYSDRFRSGTSQILTVDVETGEETFYPPGEEFKSLSTRGNDGPVWSPDGRWMAFVVESTLRVMPVDEGGEPTGPATQITEEATDAPTWSGDSEWLLYLNNGTLKKVRRDGSETRDVPVRQLNYHRDQPAGRTVIHVGKLWDGTSQDIQEDVNITVVNNRIQKVVPDSEPPNSDYVDASELTVIPGLWDSHVHQTFSDRFFGDRMGRINLAYGITSTVSPGDRVYSAIEQREAIESGDRIGPRFFASGEPIDGSRVYYGFIGRPTTSLKQIPLELSRAIELDYDFVKTYVRLNAKRIAAVTDVAHEELGVPVKSHYLAPGAFVGQDGTTHLSATQRLGYARTESATNQTYDDVINLYGEGERSVITTVFTSDFILADDVEDDPRLQLFIPGGSIDTPGPTGLAARDDLRENVTDNTEFPSDSDCETSLCRNVTTFKNIFDAGGVVLTGTDMPLDYPGIGVHGNLRPLAAYGFSPYEALLTATRFAAEEQGVDDDLGTLESGKLADMVFVEGNPLKQIEDAIDVRMTMKNGELFTVQDLVEPFSASER